The stretch of DNA aagatgctagtcttcgataggctaggccttcccctctattctggcattctgcagttcagtccacagatataacccttccatttgataccaatgcatacttagtatagatctgatgcttgtgagtactttggatgactactcacggttgctttgctcccctcCCCCCTTCTTTCTTCCTTCTGGTTGTTGCAACCAAATggtggatcccaggagccagatgccacccccgacgactactactactaccccaacggtgcctactactacgtggagcccgcggacgaccaggagtagttaggaggtcccaagcaggaggccttgcctcttcgatcgttaatgtttgtgctagccttcttaagggaAAACTTGTTTAGCTTACTCAGATATTGCTGCTTCCGCTCACTCGCTTATGTATCGAgctatgtattcgagccctcgaggccgcTTGTAATATGGAGCTTGTATGACTTTCATTTgtgtttagagttgtgttgtgatatcttcccgtgagtccctaatcttgatcgtacacgtttgcgtgtatgattagtgtacgattgaaccGGGGGCGTCACAAACGCGCGGTCTCCAGCCCAGCGCGCTCGGTGGCGAACTTGGCAGCGGCGTTCTTGCCCTTGACGACCGCCCTCCGGTTCCTCCTCTTCGCCGATTCCGCGTCCATCTTTGAGAGCTCCGCCAAAGTGAGTTCCGACCGCGGCTTCTTCGGACCCTGGGCCGCCTTCTTCTTCACCTTTCCGGGCGGGTCGACGTCCTGGCCGCCGGAATTCGGCGGGGCGTCGGCCATGGGCGGGGAGGGTGGTGGACGGGACGTGGAAGGGTTTGGGGGGAAATGACGCGAAATGATGCGCCGGGCTAGTGCTTTGTGCCACCGACGGGTGGGCCAGGGAAGGACAAGCGTGCGTCCCGTCCATCCGCGCGCTGTCCGTTTCACCTCAAAACCGGTCCAAACTTGAGCCGGGATAGGTCGAAAGCGGACATAAAACGGATAAAAGTCCGTTTACGTCAGCACGCTGGACCGTTTAGTTTGTCTATTTTATCTTAAACGAACGCACCCGGACAGGATGGGGTCGCACGCTAGAGTTGGCCTTAGTCGAGGTACTTCCAGCCTAGCGAACGCCTCAAAACCCCTCCTCACCATGATAATCTCATCTAGAGATATGGAAGCTTGTGTTTTGGTCCTAGTCTAACTGGGATTCGAAGGCGACACACCACATACTCATGCAATACACCCGGTCTATACATTACACCTGGTCTTTGGTCTCTTTTGGCACCGAAATTCTCGCGTCTTTTAGCGCGGCGTTAGGTGGTAGCGCCTGACGGCGACACTGGGGGCTCCTTTTTCTTTTTGTCCATTGGGCAGACCACCTCCCGCGCCCCGCTCTCGGGGCCTCCAAATGGCGACGCGCCCTGCATTGCGGCCCTCGCACGTAAGCAAAACAAATCCAAGAATGTGCCCCGCCATAGACAATTCCCCTGCGACAAAAGCTTTTATAGGCGCCGTAGAGAGCGAGTCCAGTCCAAGGCGGCCATTATTTCTGGATCCTCCCCTGAATCCCAGGTCCCAGGTCCCAGGTCGGTCGTCCTCCCTCCATAGCCACGAGCTACGGCGGCAGCCGGACAAGAGTAGTAGTACCATGAGTGATTGAGCGGGAGCGGAATATATATTCGTAGCGGCCGGAGAGgcagatagagagagagagagagagagagaacggTGGTAGCTGGGATACTCGGAGTCGGAATAGGAGAGATGGCTGCCGGGACGCTGCAGATCAGGCCGAGGGCGAAGAGCTTGTGGCTGCTGGTGCGCCGGCTGCTCTGCCGCGGCAACAAGCTGCGCAGACCGCCCGCGGGCGCCGGGGACCAGCAGGGAGACGGCTGCGGGGAGAAGAGGAGCCTACTCCTCGGCCGGAGCGGCTCGCTGGAGGAGCTCCTGGGCCCGGACGTCGCCGGCGCCGTCCGCCGCAGCGCCAGGAAGGACCTCGAGGTCCAGCACGTGCTGCTGCCCGAGCGGCAACGGCAGCATCACGCGGACATGGAGTTGGTTCGCCCCGAGGTAACCACGGCGGACGCGCCGCTGGCAGTTAGCGCCGCAGCCGTGCAGCAGTACCGGAGGTTCATGTTCGGCGGGTTCCGGCGGCGGCTCATGATGCGGAGACAGTGGCGGCCGATGCTCGTCGCCATCCCGGAGTGATCCGCCGTCCATCGGTCGTACCGACGTCGTGCTCCGTCCCGTGGAATCCGGCTGCCATGTTCGTGCGGACATGTGGGTGTAGCTTTTCTTTCGTGCTGTCGAGTTGTTCCGGCCCTTGCTTTGTTCGTTTCTTGCTGCGATCGCAGAGAGGTTGATGCTGCTGCTGTGGTGGTCCATGTAGTAGCGATGTTGGCACATAACTTTCGACATTGTTATTCTTGGAAGCATCTTCAACAAATCTCTGTTCAGCAGCTCATGGAATAAGTTTGGAGAGCGACTATACGACATGGACTGATTTTTGTTTTCGAGTTGGGTCACTTTGCTGTCCACCTTCCGATCTTCATCCTAGGGCTCCGCAGCCTTCTTCCTCCTGTTCCATACCTTGCTTCTCCTCCGCATGCGCCGGCGATGGCTCGGCCGTCCCCGTCCCCGCGGACTCGCCGGGGACGCCACGGCCGGCCGCGTCTGTACGTGCCTCATCTGTATAAGTTTTGCACGTTTATACTGTGAGCAAATCACAAGTAGTGCATCAGCTAGCAGTGTTGGCAGGCCAACGGTAGTGTGATGTGCAGCTCGGCCTTTGATAAAGGAGAAAAGAAATCCGGTGATTCGCCTTGGCTTTTGATGGGCTCGAGGGATTTCATTTCAAACCACAGATTTCAAAAACGATGTGACTTGCTTGGCTCCTTCATTCGCAACCTCTGCCTATAGTTCCTCGTGCTTTAAAGCTACCACACCAAAAAGTTTGCCATCGGCTTTTTTTTGAGGGGTTGTTTGCCATCGGCTATGCTTTAGCACGAGAACGGACGAACAAGGGTAACGTCTGTTCGGATTTGGTTCCGAAATTGCTTTCGGCGTGACACGATTACGATTTCGGACGATTGGCCGAAGTAGCCCTAGACATGAACCTTCCGTTCCTTCTAGGGCTAGACATGGACTTCTCTGGCTCGCTTGTTCGGTTTGCTTACATTTGTGGCTAACGATAGTTTTAAAGTACTCTAGCCATAAATGTGGTGGTTTTCAACAATTTACTTCTTTAGAGCCACCAGCAGGCGCGGCCCGTGAAGCTCAATGCGCTTGCTTTTCTTTGGCCAGCTTGTTTGGTTATGTGCCTCCGTTCTATTGTTAGCTTACGAAAAAGACCGTTTACCATCCTTTTTGTGGTTCTAAAAAATCTTAAGGAAtaaaaaaagttcatggatttaCAAAAAAAATCTTGTATTAAAAAAATGTGCATGAATTTTTAATACATTTGTACAGTTTAAAACAAATTGTGAATTTGAAAATAATGTTTGCCCATTTAAAAAGTGATAGTGAATTTTATGAAACGTTCATCAATTTGAGAAAATGCTTGAAAATATAAACTTTCTTGACTTTTGAAATAATTCCATggattttaaaaaaaattccgcACGCGTTTTCGGCCTTTTAAACGGTTTTTTTCGATATTTTGGTTTTTCATCGTTTTTCCTTAGCTTTTGGACCAAAATCAATTTTGCGtgaaaaacacatttttttttgCTTCCGCAAGAGGCGCGGTTTTGCTTTTGCAAGAGGCACAGCCATGCCTCTCGGAAacaaagaaaaaatgtgtattcTATTTCTCCACGAGAGGcgcggttttgctttcgcgagaggcacgaccgtgcctctcgcaaaaggcaaaaaacacatttttttgtttCTCTTCCTTTCGTGAAAGGCACTATTTTACTTCCACGAGAGGCAGGGTTGTGCTTTCGTaaaaggcacggccgtgcctcttggAAAGGGAAAAcacgttttctattttttttcctttcgcgagagaCACAATTTTgtttccgcgagaggcacgggtcTGCTTTCGTGAGAGACACGGCCGTGCCCctcggaaatgaaaaaaaagatgtgttttttgtttttttaattccacgagaggcacggttgtgattcCGTGACAGGCACGACCGTGCATATTTTGAAAAGGGGAAAAACCTTGCTCCGGTTcggttttttcatgaaaaaaaagttcgtcaaaccctatcaacatgggatctagtttttaAGATCTCGACGCGAAAAATTCAACAGTGAAAatggttcgagatttggacgcacagTTTAAGAGATAAAATAGTTTAAATAAACGGATctataaaaaaagaaaaactttcaggttgcgacaagtggtcACAACCTATGGAGGTGGGAGTGATCTTTGAAAGGAGCACTCCTTAATTAGTGACTTCGCTATGTCTCCCCGGCAGCAAGAGGGGTAGGAACCTCGCTGAAGGGAAGACCGAGCTGGCCGACCCACGAGCGCGGGAGGCAGCAGCCTCCTTTTTTTACGTTTTCTGTTTTGGTATTTTGCTTTATTTTTCAATTTGTTTTCCCTTTAAAATATACTACATAGATTACAAAAGACACTCTATCaaaacatttgaaaaatgttgaccaagcatttgaaaaatgttaaatgcgTATAGAAAAAAAGTTTATCATGTGTGCGAAATGTGTATAAAGCATTTAAATGCGTACAAAAGAATGTGAGTAAAAAATTTGgtcatgtattaaaaaaatgtGAATCCAGCATTTAATTTTTTAACAAGTATTATAAAAATGTTGATAAagcatttaaaaatattaaaTTTGTATAAAACAATTTGGCCATGTATTAAAAATGAAGAATTTTATTGATTGTGTATATAAAAATATTAATCAaacatttgaaaaaatgttgataagtatttaaaaatgttaaatgtgtatagaaaaatgttgaccatgtattaaaaaatgatgaaattttatatcatgtatataaaaatgttattCAAGCATCTGCAAAGGTTGAATAGTTATTTGTTAAATGCTGATCaagtatttgaaaataatttaaaTGTATATAGAAAAAACTGACCATTTGTTCAAAAATGTTAATATTGcatttataaaaatgttaatcaagcatttgattTTTTATTTATGTATAAAAATCTAACAAGTATTAATAAAATTAAATTTGTATTGGAAAAATGTTATACGTATATTAGAAAATTTGTGTTTACATATACGAAAAATATGGAAatgaaaaacaaaagaaagaaagataacccaaaaatgaaaaataaaaaattaaaaaataaaacctaaGAAACAAATGGAAGAAGAATGAAAAATAGAGAAAAAATGAAAAATTAAATAgacataaataaataaagaccacgaaagaaagaaaagaaaagaaaagaaaagaaaacttgTAAAATGGAGAAAGAAAGGAACAAAACCCAGTGAAAACAAGAAAAATCACAAAAACACTAAAAACTTGTGGAAATTCGGCTTTATTTACATCAATTGGTTCGTGCAAACTTGAAATGTGCAATGGCTTACTGGCTAGAAGCGCAAACAAGTAACAAGGATGTATATGTGCGCTAATGGCATTTCCTATTCGGTCCTTAAGGCACCTGTTTCTTGTATACTCGCAAACAACGCACACCTCCCTGAGCCGGCCCATCTATGATTTGTTTTCCCTGTAAAACCGTTCAAGATAAAATGTGCGTGATGTGATTTGAACTCCGCAATCGGAGGGTGGCTTCAAGAGCGAATATCAACTAGAAAACCTTTCAGTTGTGCTTAGTAACATTCTTTATTGTTGAAATGCAATACTAATCAACATGAACCTAGTTTGTTTCTTTGGCTCGTTTTGCTcttttttcattttcatttagaaaatttgtgaacattttctTAAGTTCATGAACTTTGTTTTCAAAACCCTGAACTCTTTTCAAATCAATGAGCTTTTTTCAATTTTTGGATCTTTTTTCCAAAATCGATGAACTATTTTTGAAAATCGATGAACTGTTTTTCCAAAATAAGATGAATGTTTTTCAAATCAATGAACTGTCAAatccatgaaaattttcaaaataTTAATTTGTATACTTTTTTAAAAAGTCATGggtttttcaaattcatgaacactTTTCAAGATTGCTTGTTGGGCCAGCCCACGCGAGACGGTTGAGTAAGTGTTAGCTTAGAGAGCTGGCGCCTAAAGCGCCAATTAGGAGCTCCTGGCGCTGATATCTATCTCTTGTAACGATCACACTAgaaatgtgcccgtgcgttgcgacggatTCAAACTACAATAATATTTGTTCATAAACTTGAAAGAAATGATGGTTGGCAGACATGCCATCATCACCAGTTGAGTCTTTTACAGAAGTAGAGATATCGAACAATTGCCTACAGATGAATCGTTAGCAAGTTGGGTGGGCTCACCTAGCACGGATCGCTAGCTCCCCTACAATTTCTGCTCTTTTTTGCCCCTTTTACGGACTCTTTTGTGTTTTGTTAGTACACACAGAATGTCCGCGAAGTACAAAAATTGTTAGAAAAGGTTCAGGCATATAAAAATTGTTCATGCATTTGAAAAAATGGTCAGAAAACAAAAGAAATGCGCTTTTTTTAGAAAAGCCATGGTATTCAAAATTTGCTTACAGCTTAAAAAATGCTTGCAGATTTCAATAAATGTTCATGAACTTTAAAAGTGTAGACATAAGAAAAGGTTAATCATGTATTCTAAaaatgttatatatatatatatatatatatataattctcgATGTATACACGAAAtatacaatgtgtatgaaaaaatgTACTCATAGAAAAATGTTAATCGTGTATTTGCAAAATGTGAACATGTATACAAAAATGTTCCTAATGTATACGAAAACCGTTGAATGTGTACGAAAAAAGGTGACATCAAAAATAAAAGTAAAACATCAGTAAAAAGTGAAAACcgagaaagaaacaaagaaaaaaacTGTTGAAAAACCATGTAAGAAACAAAGAAACCCAATGTAaaacaaagaaaaacaaaaaatcaAAGAAAATTGGTGAAGAAACAAAAGAAACCCGACTGAAAAatagaagaaaaagaaaaaaaggaaaaactagAAAAGGGGACCAAagcattgggggggggggggggggggggggggggggggggggggggggggaacagAGCGAGCGAGCGACCTGAGGGCGAGCGGATGACCCGAGCTAATGGGCCGGCCCTATATGCGCGCGCCTTCGGGACAGATGATGGATGCTATTCTCGCTTTAAGCGAGATATATCAGTCACGTTGATACAGCGAGATATAGCAGTCACGTTGATTACCCGGTCAAGATTGATTACCAAACGACTTCTATCATCAGTACACCAGAAGCTGGAGTAGCGAAAGCCAGGGTTGATGGGGCGACGCCCGCACCTTGCGCAATGGCTCAGCTGCGGCTATTTGCAGGGACTCGAACGGGAAACATCTGGATGCTTCGGCCTTGATGATTCCGGGTACTGAAGATCCAACAACGGCAGAAGCACTATCTTTCTGGGAAGCGTTGGCACTAGCATCTGACCTTAACATCTCCAAAGTGCTCATCGCAACAGACTGCAAACGACATCAAGACGACGTCGGGAGGTCTGCATGGTGTTATTGTCAAATATAGTGTATGAGGGTAGAAACTCTAATCTCGAGGTACATCGCCTCGCTATATATGCTCTAGGTCTACATGCAAGACGCCAGTTGTGCCTGCTCCAACCTCCAGACCTAAATTATATCCCTATGGACATTTCTCTAAACGAATAAAGTGGAGAGAGTTTAGCCAAAAAAAATTGTACACGAGAGAAAATAGATCACTAATTAGAGTACAAAGGTCACTCATACCTTCTCTCGCGGTGACAAGTGGCGCGTTGCATGTGTGACACTTGTCACAACTAAGAGTTTTGGGCTTTTTTGTTAgattctcttttttttttttgcaaaatgtTTTACCTCTTGAACTTTATATCCAAATCACGAACCATTTCCACTGTTCGGTTTGTCGTGTCGAGATTTTGGAAACTAGACTCTATGTTGATAAGTTTGGACAAACTTTTTATCGAAAAAAGGGAATTGATAAAACTAAAAACAAGGAATACCAAAAAAAGGAAAATAGAATCGGGGAAAAAcaggaaaaccaaaaaaatgaaAATCAGACACCGAAAGCAAAACTGTGCTTTTCACCCTTTTTTCTGAAAGCACAATTGTGTTTTTCATTTTTCGGAAGCACCCAGATTCTAATGTTGTCGTTTAGACCATAATCAATATTTTCCTAAGAAAGTTCCATCATAACATCAATTATGTACAAGACTTTATACATGGGTTCTTCAAATCTAGCTTGATATTTAGTGACTGTGCCTATTTGGCTATTTGTTTCGGTTTGGGTAGTTTCTTGAGATGGTGCTCATACTTATTCGTGTCAAATTTAGCATATAAACACTAGAACTAAATGAGACCAGGTATCAActatatgcaatgactcatgacaTGTAACCAAGACGTAGCTACTCCATGAAAGTGCAAAGTGGCATAATTTGCCAAGCTATCATGTGGAACATCAAACATCTAAAAGTACTTTTCACTACGATCCTTCCACCATTTCGGATCTTCTCCGTCAAACAAGGAAATGAGCACGGGACTTTTTTTGTGGGGCGGGTGAGTGAGAGCCTCTGATACCAAAAGGTCGCTAGAGCGACATTCTGCAGCAACCGTGCAGCACGACCGACATTCCACAGCATCAGCTGGGCCTTGGT from Triticum urartu cultivar G1812 chromosome 3, Tu2.1, whole genome shotgun sequence encodes:
- the LOC125547680 gene encoding uncharacterized protein LOC125547680; the protein is MAAGTLQIRPRAKSLWLLVRRLLCRGNKLRRPPAGAGDQQGDGCGEKRSLLLGRSGSLEELLGPDVAGAVRRSARKDLEVQHVLLPERQRQHHADMELVRPEVTTADAPLAVSAAAVQQYRRFMFGGFRRRLMMRRQWRPMLVAIPE